One Dietzia sp. JS16-p6b genomic window carries:
- the sufU gene encoding Fe-S cluster assembly sulfur transfer protein SufU, with protein MKLEQMYQEVILDHYRHPHHSGLREPFGAEVHHVNPTCGDELTLRLRLSDDLSTIEDVSYDAQGCSISQASTSMMADLIVGRTVSESLRAYDAFHEMISSRGTNEGDEEILDDAVALSGVSRYPARVKCALLGWMAYRDALGRQTDHHQE; from the coding sequence GTGAAGCTCGAGCAGATGTACCAGGAGGTCATCCTCGACCACTACCGCCACCCCCACCACAGTGGGCTGCGGGAACCCTTCGGCGCCGAGGTCCATCACGTCAATCCGACCTGCGGCGACGAGCTGACACTGCGGCTACGACTCTCCGACGACCTGTCGACGATCGAGGACGTCTCGTACGACGCGCAGGGTTGCTCGATCAGCCAGGCGTCCACCTCGATGATGGCCGACCTCATCGTCGGCCGCACGGTGTCGGAATCACTCAGGGCCTACGACGCCTTCCACGAGATGATCTCCTCCCGCGGGACCAACGAGGGGGACGAGGAGATCCTCGACGACGCCGTCGCCCTGTCCGGGGTGTCCCGATACCCGGCACGCGTCAAGTGCGCGCTGCTCGGGTGGATGGCCTACCGCGATGCACTCGGCCGACAGACCGACCACCACCAGGAGTGA
- a CDS encoding cysteine desulfurase produces the protein MTSTLDITTLRSDFPILQRTVRDGKPLVYLDSGATSQRPIPVLDAERDFLLSSNAAVHRGAHQLAEEATDAYEDARADIAGFVGADVDELVFTKNATEALNLVAFALGDDRFGRYAVGPGDEVVISELEHHANLVPWQELCRRTGATLKWYGLTDDGRIDLDSLQLTDAVKVVAVTHQSNVTGAVTDVARVVESARAVGALVVLDACQSVPHMAVDFHALGVDFAAFSGHKMLGPTGIGVLYGRRELLRAMPPVLTGGSMISTVTMEKSTYADPPQRFEAGVPMVSQAVGLGAAVRYLRDVGMEAVARHEESLTAATLEALDQIPGIRIVGPRDMVARGGAVSFVVDGVHAHDVSQVLDDDGVAVRVGHHCAWPLHRRFGVQSTVRASFALYNTLDEVEVLARSLRRAQEFFGVGGARS, from the coding sequence ATGACCTCGACCCTCGACATCACGACCCTCCGCTCGGATTTCCCGATCCTGCAGCGGACGGTTCGTGACGGCAAACCCCTCGTCTATCTGGACTCCGGGGCGACCTCACAGCGCCCGATCCCGGTGCTCGACGCCGAACGGGACTTCCTCCTGAGCTCCAACGCCGCCGTTCATCGCGGTGCACACCAGCTCGCCGAGGAGGCGACGGACGCCTACGAGGACGCCCGGGCCGACATCGCGGGGTTCGTCGGAGCCGATGTCGACGAGCTCGTCTTCACCAAGAACGCCACCGAGGCGCTCAACCTGGTCGCGTTCGCGCTCGGAGACGACCGCTTCGGCCGGTACGCCGTGGGACCGGGTGACGAGGTCGTGATCAGCGAACTCGAGCACCACGCCAATCTGGTGCCCTGGCAGGAGCTGTGCCGACGCACCGGTGCCACCCTGAAGTGGTACGGACTCACCGACGACGGACGGATCGACCTCGACTCACTGCAGTTGACCGACGCGGTCAAGGTCGTCGCCGTGACCCATCAGTCCAACGTCACCGGCGCCGTGACCGACGTCGCACGTGTGGTGGAGTCCGCGAGGGCGGTGGGCGCACTGGTGGTATTGGACGCGTGCCAGTCCGTCCCGCACATGGCCGTGGACTTCCACGCACTCGGTGTGGACTTCGCGGCCTTCTCCGGGCACAAGATGCTCGGCCCCACCGGCATCGGCGTCCTCTACGGACGTCGGGAGCTGCTGCGGGCGATGCCGCCGGTGCTCACGGGGGGCTCGATGATCTCCACCGTGACCATGGAGAAGTCCACCTACGCCGACCCGCCGCAGAGGTTCGAGGCCGGGGTGCCGATGGTCTCGCAGGCCGTCGGTCTCGGCGCAGCGGTCCGCTACCTGCGCGACGTGGGCATGGAGGCGGTCGCGCGTCACGAGGAGTCGCTCACCGCGGCCACCCTGGAGGCCCTGGACCAGATCCCGGGCATCCGGATCGTCGGTCCCCGCGACATGGTCGCGCGCGGCGGCGCCGTGTCCTTCGTCGTCGACGGCGTCCACGCCCACGACGTGAGCCAGGTGCTCGACGACGACGGGGTGGCGGTGCGCGTGGGACACCACTGCGCGTGGCCGCTGCACCGCCGATTCGGTGTGCAGTCCACCGTCCGCGCCTCGTTCGCGCTGTACAACACACTCGACGAGGTCGAGGTGCTCGCGCGGTCGCTGCGCCGGGCACAGGAGTTCTTCGGAGTGGGAGGTGCCCGTTCGTGA
- the sufC gene encoding Fe-S cluster assembly ATPase SufC, whose protein sequence is MTILEIKGLTARVAATADSAETVDILKGVDLTIESGQTHAIMGPNGSGKSTLAYVIAGHPKYEVTGGTVTLDGEDVLSMEVDERARAGLFLAMQYPTEIPGVSTANFLRTAATAVRGEAPKLRHWVKEVKEAMSDLDFDPAFSERSVNEGFSGGEKKRHEILQLDLLKPRIAVLDETDSGLDVDALRVVSDGVNRYKAEENGGILLITHYTRILRYITPDRVHVFVDGRIAASGGAELADELESEGYEKYLTPANA, encoded by the coding sequence ATGACCATTCTCGAGATCAAGGGCCTGACGGCCCGCGTCGCGGCGACCGCCGACTCGGCCGAGACCGTCGACATCCTCAAAGGTGTCGACCTGACCATCGAGTCCGGGCAGACCCACGCCATCATGGGGCCGAACGGCTCCGGCAAATCGACTCTGGCCTACGTCATCGCCGGCCATCCCAAGTACGAGGTCACCGGCGGCACCGTCACCCTCGACGGGGAGGACGTCCTGTCGATGGAGGTCGACGAGCGGGCCCGCGCCGGCCTGTTCCTGGCGATGCAGTACCCGACCGAGATCCCCGGGGTCTCGACCGCCAACTTCCTCCGTACCGCGGCCACCGCCGTGCGCGGCGAGGCGCCCAAGCTGCGGCACTGGGTCAAGGAGGTCAAGGAGGCCATGTCCGACCTCGACTTCGACCCGGCCTTCTCCGAGCGAAGCGTCAACGAGGGCTTCTCCGGTGGCGAGAAGAAGCGCCACGAGATCCTCCAGCTGGATCTGCTCAAGCCCAGGATCGCCGTGCTCGACGAGACCGACTCCGGCCTGGACGTCGACGCCCTGCGCGTGGTGTCCGACGGGGTCAACCGCTACAAGGCCGAGGAGAACGGCGGCATCCTCCTCATCACGCACTACACCCGCATCCTGCGGTACATCACGCCCGACCGCGTGCACGTCTTCGTCGACGGCCGGATCGCCGCCTCCGGGGGCGCGGAACTGGCGGACGAGCTCGAATCAGAGGGGTACGAGAAGTACCTCACGCCCGCGAACGCCTGA
- the sufD gene encoding Fe-S cluster assembly protein SufD yields MTDTTTATTGSGPTPVTDRYGIPVTATKGDQFSSFDVNAFEVPSHKDEIWRFTPLKRLRGIHDGTNVTATGNLLVSVAGRDGLTVETVGTDDKRIGEAGAPRDRVAAQAFTSVAEATVLTVATETVLDDPVYVTVDGPGEGELAYGHAQIRLEPFANATFVVDQRGGGTIAENVEFVVGDSAHLEVVLIQDWDDGALHLANHHLQVGRDATLTYTAVTFGGELVRIAPLTTFTAPGGTVNVNGLYYADDGQHIEHRLLVDHAVPNCTSRVLYKGALQGDASSNLPDAHTVWIGEVLIRAAAEGTDTYEMNRNLVLTDGARADSVPNLEIETGEIAGAGHASAVGRFDEEHLFYLMSRGIPEDTARRLVVRGFFGEVINRIGVPEVRERIAEAVELELQSSGI; encoded by the coding sequence ATGACCGACACCACTACTGCCACCACTGGATCCGGCCCCACCCCGGTGACGGACCGCTACGGTATCCCCGTCACCGCCACCAAGGGCGACCAGTTCTCCTCCTTCGACGTGAACGCGTTCGAGGTGCCGAGCCACAAGGACGAGATCTGGCGCTTCACCCCGCTCAAGCGGCTCCGCGGGATCCACGACGGAACCAATGTGACCGCCACCGGGAACCTGCTGGTCTCCGTCGCCGGGCGTGACGGACTGACGGTCGAGACCGTCGGGACCGACGACAAGCGGATCGGCGAGGCCGGGGCACCCCGCGACCGCGTCGCCGCGCAGGCCTTCACCTCCGTCGCCGAGGCGACGGTGCTGACAGTGGCCACGGAGACGGTTCTCGACGACCCCGTGTACGTGACAGTCGACGGCCCGGGGGAGGGGGAGCTGGCCTACGGCCACGCCCAGATCCGACTCGAGCCGTTCGCCAACGCGACCTTCGTGGTGGACCAGCGCGGCGGGGGGACGATCGCCGAGAACGTCGAGTTCGTCGTCGGCGACTCGGCGCACCTCGAGGTCGTCCTCATCCAGGACTGGGACGACGGCGCGCTGCACCTGGCCAACCACCACCTGCAGGTCGGTCGCGACGCGACCCTGACCTACACGGCGGTGACCTTCGGCGGCGAGCTCGTGAGGATCGCACCGCTGACGACGTTCACGGCCCCCGGGGGCACGGTGAACGTCAACGGTCTGTACTACGCGGACGACGGACAGCACATCGAACACCGTCTGCTGGTGGACCACGCGGTACCCAATTGCACGTCGCGGGTCCTGTACAAGGGCGCCCTGCAGGGTGACGCGTCGTCGAACCTGCCCGACGCCCACACCGTGTGGATCGGCGAGGTCCTCATCCGCGCGGCGGCCGAGGGTACGGACACCTACGAGATGAACCGCAACCTCGTCCTCACCGACGGGGCCCGCGCGGATTCCGTCCCGAACCTCGAGATCGAGACCGGCGAGATCGCCGGCGCCGGTCACGCCAGCGCCGTGGGCCGATTCGACGAGGAGCACCTGTTCTACCTCATGTCCCGGGGGATTCCCGAGGACACCGCACGGCGCCTGGTCGTCCGGGGCTTCTTCGGCGAGGTGATCAACCGCATCGGGGTGCCCGAGGTACGTGAGCGGATCGCCGAGGCCGTCGAACTGGAACTGCAGTCATCCGGGATCTGA